One window of Saccharopolyspora phatthalungensis genomic DNA carries:
- a CDS encoding MFS transporter, which yields MNRTKPAVRTAVENEAARRWRVLALCLVAGFMTLLDVSIVNVALPSIQQGLDAPAAALSWVVSGYALTFGLVLVPAGRLGDDRGRSRMFLLALLAFTLASALAGFAPNPLWLVVARLLQGVAGGLLNPQVLGLMQQLFHGRERGKAFGLFGAVVGISTAIGPLLGGLIIQLAGQEHGWRWVFFVDLPIGVVAMLYGLRVLPRDGGREQTRSLDLVGVLLLGGGLLCLLLPLVEQEGGRDTPWFLLIIAAVLLVLFVAWEYWYQARGYAPLINLRLLKIRSYSFGTTLGLLYFAGFTSIFFVLAVYFQRGLGYSALHAGLALTPFAVGSAVASALGGRIVHRMGRRLVIIGLAAALSGLLATDLLLAVHPGPMVGLVTALPLLIAGIGSGLVISPNQTVTLSEIDSAHGGTAAGVQQTGQRIGSAVGTAAASGLFFGTLTTGGFDAAISNGLIVSVGFVTAALLVAIAEVVLGRRGAG from the coding sequence GTGAATCGCACCAAGCCGGCGGTCAGGACTGCTGTGGAGAACGAAGCCGCACGACGCTGGCGGGTCCTCGCCCTCTGCCTGGTCGCCGGGTTCATGACGTTGCTCGACGTCAGCATCGTCAACGTGGCACTGCCGTCGATCCAGCAGGGCCTGGACGCGCCCGCGGCCGCGCTGTCGTGGGTGGTCTCCGGCTACGCGCTGACCTTCGGATTGGTCCTGGTACCGGCCGGCCGGCTCGGCGACGACCGGGGCCGCAGCCGGATGTTCCTGCTGGCGTTGCTGGCCTTCACACTGGCCAGCGCGCTGGCCGGGTTCGCCCCGAACCCGCTGTGGCTGGTCGTGGCCAGGCTCCTACAAGGCGTTGCCGGGGGCCTGCTCAACCCGCAGGTGCTGGGCCTGATGCAGCAGTTGTTCCACGGCCGCGAGCGCGGCAAGGCCTTCGGCCTGTTCGGCGCGGTGGTAGGCATCTCGACGGCGATCGGTCCGCTGCTGGGCGGGTTGATCATCCAGCTGGCCGGGCAGGAACACGGTTGGCGTTGGGTGTTTTTCGTGGACCTGCCCATCGGGGTCGTCGCGATGCTCTACGGGTTGCGGGTGCTGCCGCGCGACGGCGGACGCGAACAGACCCGCAGCCTCGACCTCGTCGGAGTGCTGCTGCTCGGCGGCGGCCTGCTGTGCCTGCTGCTCCCGCTGGTCGAGCAGGAGGGCGGCCGGGACACCCCGTGGTTTCTATTGATCATCGCGGCGGTGCTGCTGGTGCTTTTCGTGGCGTGGGAATACTGGTACCAGGCGCGGGGGTACGCGCCGCTAATCAACCTGCGGCTGCTGAAGATCCGCAGCTATTCCTTCGGCACCACCTTGGGGCTGCTGTACTTCGCCGGGTTCACCAGCATCTTCTTCGTGCTGGCGGTGTATTTCCAGCGAGGGCTCGGGTATTCGGCGCTGCATGCCGGGCTGGCGCTGACGCCGTTCGCGGTCGGCTCGGCGGTCGCGTCGGCGCTCGGCGGCCGGATCGTGCACCGGATGGGCCGACGACTGGTGATCATCGGCTTGGCCGCCGCGCTGTCCGGGCTGCTGGCGACAGACCTGCTGCTGGCCGTGCACCCGGGCCCAATGGTCGGGCTGGTGACCGCGTTGCCGCTGCTGATCGCCGGAATCGGCAGCGGCCTGGTGATCTCGCCGAACCAGACGGTGACACTCAGCGAGATCGACTCCGCGCACGGCGGCACCGCGGCCGGCGTGCAGCAGACGGGCCAGCGCATCGGCTCCGCCGTGGGCACCGCGGCGGCCTCCGGCCTGTTCTTCGGCACCCTGACCACCGGCGGCTTCGACGCGGCTATCTCCAATGGCCTGATCGTCTCCGTCGGCTTCGTCACCGCCGCGCTCCTGGTCGCCATCGCCGAAGTCGTGCTCGGCCGGCGCGGCGCGGGGTGA
- a CDS encoding amino acid permease, which yields MPVEDVLNRGERSGLIRRLSGRDLIGFGIGIIIGTGVFTLAGIQAKEHAGPAVVLSFVVGGIVAALAALAYAELASAVPTAGSAYTYAYATLGELFAWIIGWDLLLEFALGAAVVSRSWSGYVANLLGLPEAWFGEGATVNVGAILIIAILTVIAVVGIRESSWVTNALVVVKVAVCVLVIVAGLFFFNGANLDPFIPPARPAEATANVLEQPLVQAVLGMEQSVYGLGGMLTAAAVVFFAYTGFEALANLGEETKRPKRDLPVGLLGSLIVCTLLYVAVAVVLSAMVDYRQIDEGAPLAAAFQAVGQPWVAALIALGAVTGLTSVMMVELVTIGRIGFAMSRDGLLPPKLSQVHPKWGTPHRMTIGGAVVIMLLAGFIPISELADMVSIGALSGFIIVALAVPVLRRRKPELNRPFTMPLSPVLPIITALACLYLMSNLDIITWLRFAAWLVLGLAIYFGYGRRRARLATPAAERARN from the coding sequence ATGCCCGTCGAGGACGTTCTGAACCGTGGCGAGCGGAGCGGACTGATCCGCCGGCTCTCCGGGCGCGATCTGATCGGCTTCGGCATCGGAATCATCATCGGCACCGGCGTGTTCACCCTGGCCGGGATCCAAGCCAAGGAGCACGCCGGTCCCGCGGTGGTGCTGTCGTTCGTCGTCGGCGGCATCGTCGCGGCGCTCGCGGCACTGGCCTACGCCGAACTCGCCTCGGCGGTGCCGACCGCGGGCAGCGCCTACACCTACGCCTACGCCACGCTCGGCGAGCTGTTCGCCTGGATCATCGGCTGGGACCTGCTGCTGGAGTTCGCGCTGGGCGCGGCGGTGGTCTCACGCAGCTGGTCGGGCTACGTCGCGAACCTGCTCGGCCTGCCGGAGGCGTGGTTCGGCGAGGGCGCCACGGTCAACGTCGGGGCAATCCTGATCATCGCGATCCTCACCGTCATCGCGGTGGTCGGCATCCGCGAGTCGTCCTGGGTGACCAACGCGCTGGTCGTGGTCAAGGTCGCGGTGTGCGTGCTGGTGATCGTCGCCGGGCTGTTCTTCTTCAATGGCGCCAATCTCGACCCGTTCATCCCGCCCGCACGGCCGGCCGAGGCCACCGCGAACGTGCTGGAACAGCCGCTGGTGCAGGCGGTGCTGGGCATGGAGCAGTCGGTGTACGGCCTCGGCGGCATGCTCACCGCCGCGGCCGTCGTGTTCTTCGCCTACACCGGCTTCGAGGCGCTGGCCAACCTCGGCGAGGAAACCAAACGGCCCAAGCGTGACCTCCCCGTCGGGCTGCTCGGCAGCCTGATCGTGTGCACCCTGCTTTACGTGGCAGTCGCGGTCGTGCTCAGCGCGATGGTCGACTACCGGCAGATCGACGAGGGCGCCCCGCTGGCCGCGGCGTTCCAGGCCGTCGGGCAGCCGTGGGTGGCGGCGCTGATCGCGCTCGGCGCGGTGACCGGGCTGACCTCGGTGATGATGGTCGAACTGGTCACCATCGGCCGGATCGGCTTCGCGATGAGCCGCGACGGGCTGCTGCCGCCCAAGCTCTCCCAGGTGCACCCGAAGTGGGGCACGCCGCACCGGATGACCATCGGCGGAGCCGTGGTGATCATGTTGTTGGCCGGGTTCATCCCGATCTCCGAGCTGGCGGACATGGTCAGCATCGGTGCGCTGTCCGGTTTCATCATCGTCGCCCTCGCCGTGCCGGTGCTGCGCCGGCGCAAGCCCGAACTCAACCGGCCGTTCACGATGCCGCTGTCGCCGGTGCTACCGATCATCACGGCGCTGGCCTGCCTGTACTTGATGTCCAACTTGGACATCATCACCTGGCTGCGGTTCGCCGCGTGGCTGGTGCTGGGGCTGGCGATCTACTTCGGCTACGGCCGCCGCCGCGCCCGGCTCGCCACGCCTGCGGCCGAACGGGCCCGCAACTGA
- a CDS encoding catalase has protein sequence MANKDEQDAKQRQLDQVRQDLTDTELTTQQGVRIDHTDDALSVGDRGPTLLEDFHAREKITHFDHERIPERVVHARGAGAYGHFQPYGDGLAGLTSAQFLTDPSERTPVFVRFSTVAGSRGSADTVRDVRGFATKFYTKQGNYDLVGNNMPVFFIQDGIKFPDFVHAVKPEPDNEMPQAASAHDTFWDFVSLQPETLHMVMWLMSDRALPRSYRMMQGFGVHTFRLVDAEGRGTFVKFHWKPLLGSHSLVWDECQKIAGKDPDYNRRDLWESIEAGQHPEYELGVQLVEESREFDFDFDLLDATKIIPEEVVPVRPVGKMVLDRNPENFFAETEQIAFHTANVVPGIDFTNDPLLQARNFSYLDTQLIRLGGPNFAQLPVNRPVAEVANNQRDGYGQQRIHKGQSSYFKNSLGGGCPALADEGAFSHYQEKVEGHKIRKRSESFKDFYSQATLFWNSMASWEKEHIVAAFRFELGKVDHQHVRVGVVQQLNDIDHELAVAVAAGVGVSPPSGGTPNHGRSSPALSLANSVTGTIATRRVAVLVADGVDAAEVAQIRHELAERGATAEVLSPRDGKVSSADGDEVQVDRAINTMASVLYDGVIVAGGAGSARMLSADGYAVHFVTEAYKHNKPVAASDEGMELLQRAGVAEARKTGGANGVVTELGVVTAAHTGGALPDGFIAEFATALGKHRVWERDTSAVPA, from the coding sequence ATGGCCAATAAGGACGAACAGGATGCCAAGCAACGACAGCTCGACCAGGTCCGCCAGGACCTCACCGACACCGAACTGACCACCCAGCAGGGCGTGCGCATCGACCACACCGACGACGCCCTGAGCGTGGGCGATCGCGGTCCGACGTTGCTGGAGGACTTCCACGCCCGGGAGAAGATCACCCATTTCGACCACGAACGGATACCCGAGCGAGTTGTGCACGCCCGCGGCGCGGGCGCCTACGGGCACTTCCAGCCCTACGGCGACGGGCTCGCTGGCCTCACGAGCGCGCAGTTCCTGACCGATCCGAGCGAACGCACCCCGGTCTTCGTGCGGTTCTCCACCGTCGCGGGTTCGCGCGGCTCCGCCGACACGGTCCGGGACGTACGAGGTTTCGCCACCAAGTTCTACACCAAACAGGGCAACTACGACCTGGTCGGCAACAACATGCCGGTGTTCTTCATCCAGGACGGCATCAAATTCCCCGACTTCGTGCACGCGGTCAAGCCCGAACCGGACAACGAGATGCCGCAGGCCGCCTCGGCGCACGACACGTTCTGGGACTTCGTCTCCCTGCAACCGGAGACGCTGCACATGGTCATGTGGTTGATGTCCGATCGCGCGCTGCCGCGCAGTTACCGGATGATGCAGGGCTTCGGCGTGCACACCTTCCGGCTGGTCGATGCCGAGGGCCGCGGGACGTTCGTGAAGTTCCACTGGAAGCCGTTGCTGGGCAGCCATTCGCTGGTGTGGGACGAGTGCCAGAAGATCGCCGGCAAGGATCCCGATTACAACCGGCGCGACCTGTGGGAGTCGATCGAGGCCGGGCAACACCCCGAGTACGAGCTCGGGGTGCAGTTGGTCGAGGAGTCCCGGGAGTTCGACTTCGACTTCGACCTGCTGGACGCCACGAAGATCATCCCGGAGGAAGTGGTACCGGTACGCCCGGTGGGAAAGATGGTGCTGGACCGCAATCCGGAGAACTTCTTCGCCGAGACCGAGCAGATCGCCTTCCACACCGCCAATGTGGTGCCGGGCATCGACTTCACCAACGACCCGCTGCTCCAGGCCCGCAACTTCTCCTACCTCGACACCCAGCTGATCCGGCTCGGCGGTCCGAACTTCGCGCAACTGCCGGTCAACCGCCCGGTGGCGGAGGTCGCCAACAACCAGCGGGACGGCTACGGCCAGCAACGCATCCACAAGGGACAGAGCAGCTACTTCAAGAACAGCCTCGGCGGGGGCTGCCCGGCGCTGGCCGACGAAGGCGCCTTCTCGCACTACCAGGAGAAGGTCGAAGGCCACAAGATCCGCAAGCGCAGCGAGAGCTTCAAGGACTTCTACAGCCAGGCCACCCTGTTCTGGAACAGCATGGCGTCCTGGGAGAAGGAGCACATCGTCGCGGCGTTCCGCTTCGAGCTCGGCAAGGTCGACCACCAGCACGTGCGCGTGGGCGTCGTGCAGCAGCTCAACGACATCGATCATGAGCTGGCCGTGGCGGTCGCGGCAGGCGTCGGGGTGAGCCCGCCGAGCGGCGGCACGCCCAACCACGGGCGCAGCTCCCCCGCGCTGAGCCTGGCGAATTCGGTCACCGGCACCATCGCCACCCGCCGGGTCGCGGTGCTGGTCGCCGACGGCGTGGACGCCGCCGAGGTTGCGCAGATCCGGCACGAGCTGGCCGAACGCGGCGCGACGGCGGAGGTCCTCAGCCCGCGCGACGGCAAAGTCAGCAGCGCGGACGGCGACGAGGTCCAGGTCGACCGCGCCATCAACACGATGGCCTCGGTGCTCTACGACGGGGTGATCGTGGCGGGCGGTGCGGGCAGCGCGCGCATGTTGTCCGCCGACGGGTATGCCGTGCACTTCGTCACTGAGGCCTACAAGCACAACAAGCCGGTGGCGGCCAGTGACGAGGGCATGGAGCTGCTGCAACGGGCCGGCGTCGCCGAAGCCCGCAAGACAGGCGGCGCCAACGGTGTGGTCACCGAGCTCGGCGTGGTCACCGCGGCCCACACCGGTGGTGCCCTGCCGGACGGGTTCATCGCGGAGTTCGCCACCGCGCTCGGCAAGCACCGCGTGTGGGAGCGTGACACCTCTGCCGTGCCTGCCTAG
- a CDS encoding VTT domain-containing protein — MIAWLLTTAGTAALGSVFPLVNIELYLLGVVSTVPGVSWWALGLAAAVGQVAGKTLFYLAGKGGFTLGERLRERVEAKRRGRWAAWFEKFHRRTEERPWWGLGVLFLSAIPGIPPYSLMCFLSGAAGIPLTGFLVASLIGRSLHFLIVAGAPELLHWLPAALGS, encoded by the coding sequence GTGATCGCGTGGCTGCTGACCACTGCGGGCACCGCCGCGCTCGGCAGCGTGTTCCCGCTGGTCAACATCGAGCTCTACCTGCTCGGCGTGGTATCCACCGTGCCCGGCGTCAGCTGGTGGGCATTGGGGCTGGCCGCTGCCGTCGGCCAGGTCGCCGGAAAGACATTGTTCTACCTGGCGGGCAAGGGCGGCTTCACGCTCGGCGAGCGGCTGCGTGAGCGCGTCGAAGCCAAGCGGCGGGGCAGGTGGGCCGCCTGGTTCGAGAAGTTCCACCGGCGGACCGAGGAACGCCCATGGTGGGGCCTGGGTGTGCTGTTCCTCAGCGCCATCCCCGGCATCCCGCCCTACAGCCTGATGTGCTTCCTATCCGGCGCGGCGGGCATCCCGCTGACGGGCTTCCTGGTCGCGAGCCTCATCGGCCGGTCGCTGCACTTCCTAATCGTCGCCGGCGCGCCGGAACTGTTGCACTGGCTTCCCGCCGCGCTGGGCTCGTGA
- a CDS encoding FadR/GntR family transcriptional regulator, which translates to MSEALRPLARPRLYEQVVQRLREHVADCGLRVGDRLPPERELAERLGVSRASVKQAIVVLEVQGLVEVRHGGGTYLRRASLDAEPVAELVARKRRLPDVLEAREALETKLAELAAQRRTEADLAEIDAALADMRREIAEGELGSAGDRRFHAAITAAAHSSLLADFMSTIAAEIAESRQESLRQPDRPGKSLAQHERIAEAIRTENPRAAVTAMRRHLQTVSRVRLLTWDPDAEPAAPGDD; encoded by the coding sequence GTGTCCGAAGCGCTACGCCCGCTCGCCCGCCCGCGCCTGTACGAACAGGTGGTGCAGCGGCTGCGGGAGCATGTGGCGGACTGCGGGCTGCGCGTGGGCGACCGGCTGCCGCCGGAGCGGGAACTCGCCGAGCGGCTCGGTGTCAGCCGCGCATCGGTCAAGCAGGCGATCGTGGTGTTAGAGGTGCAGGGCCTCGTCGAGGTGCGCCACGGCGGCGGGACCTACCTGCGCCGCGCATCGCTGGATGCGGAACCCGTCGCCGAGCTGGTGGCGCGCAAGCGGCGCCTGCCGGACGTGCTGGAGGCGCGGGAGGCGTTGGAAACCAAGCTGGCCGAGCTGGCCGCGCAGCGGCGCACCGAGGCCGACCTCGCCGAGATCGACGCGGCGCTGGCGGACATGCGCCGCGAGATCGCCGAGGGCGAACTTGGCAGTGCAGGCGATCGCCGGTTCCACGCCGCGATCACCGCCGCCGCGCACAGCTCCCTGCTGGCCGACTTCATGAGCACCATCGCCGCGGAGATCGCCGAGAGCCGGCAGGAATCGCTGCGTCAACCCGACCGGCCGGGCAAGTCGCTCGCCCAGCACGAACGCATTGCCGAAGCGATCCGAACGGAAAACCCGCGCGCGGCCGTCACCGCGATGCGCCGCCACCTGCAGACCGTCAGCCGGGTCCGGCTGCTCACCTGGGACCCCGACGCCGAACCCGCCGCACCCGGTGATGATTGA
- a CDS encoding acyl-CoA synthetase, with product MAGAAQVLFPKLRKPDEKEALRFGVHALNYRDLAAVTAGIAERVGAARRIAVWATATPETCAAVIGGLSAGAAVVPINPKVGERELAHILGDSKPELLLAPPGFQPPDGLSDVPVHEVDLSVRGGELPPEAEDDDPALIVYTSGTTGPPKGVVLPRRAIRANLDALAEAWEWTERDVLVHALPLFHVHGLILGTLGPVRLGGTVHHLGRFSSAAVAEELAGPATMMFGVPTMYHRLAEDAERDPWIGQSVGKARLLVSGSAALPAAEHERIERLTGLRVVERYGMSETIMNCGVRADGDRRPGYVGRPLAGVELKLVDEQGGEITASDDETVGEILVRGTNLFSGYLNRPDATAEAFADGWFRTGDVATRAPDGYIRIVGRKATDIIKSGGYKIGAGEIENCLLEHPAVAEVAVTGEPDADLGERIVAWIVRAPGQQVAEQELADHVARLLTPHKRPRVVRYLDALPRNEMGKVQKKALRDG from the coding sequence ATGGCCGGCGCGGCGCAGGTGCTGTTCCCCAAGTTGCGGAAGCCCGACGAGAAGGAGGCGCTGCGCTTCGGCGTGCACGCGTTGAACTACCGGGATCTGGCGGCGGTGACCGCCGGGATCGCCGAGCGCGTCGGCGCGGCGAGGCGGATCGCGGTGTGGGCGACCGCCACGCCGGAAACCTGCGCGGCCGTCATCGGCGGGCTGAGCGCCGGCGCCGCGGTGGTGCCGATCAACCCCAAGGTGGGGGAGCGGGAACTCGCGCACATCCTCGGCGACAGCAAGCCGGAGCTCCTGCTCGCTCCGCCCGGTTTCCAGCCGCCGGACGGTCTCAGTGACGTGCCGGTGCACGAGGTGGACCTGAGCGTCCGCGGCGGTGAGTTGCCGCCGGAGGCCGAGGACGACGACCCCGCGCTGATCGTCTACACCTCCGGCACCACGGGGCCGCCGAAGGGCGTGGTGCTGCCGCGCCGGGCGATTCGCGCCAACCTCGACGCGCTCGCCGAGGCTTGGGAGTGGACCGAGCGCGACGTGCTGGTGCACGCGCTGCCGCTTTTCCACGTGCACGGGTTGATCCTCGGCACGCTCGGGCCGGTGCGGCTGGGCGGCACGGTCCACCACCTGGGCAGGTTCTCCTCGGCGGCGGTGGCCGAGGAGCTCGCCGGGCCCGCGACGATGATGTTCGGCGTGCCGACCATGTACCACCGGCTGGCCGAGGATGCCGAGCGCGACCCGTGGATCGGCCAATCGGTCGGCAAGGCGCGGCTGCTGGTCTCCGGGTCCGCGGCGCTGCCAGCCGCGGAGCACGAGCGCATCGAGCGGCTGACCGGGTTGCGGGTCGTCGAGCGCTACGGCATGAGCGAGACGATCATGAACTGCGGCGTGCGGGCCGACGGTGACCGGCGACCCGGATACGTGGGCCGCCCGCTCGCCGGGGTCGAGCTCAAGCTCGTCGACGAGCAGGGCGGCGAGATCACGGCCAGCGACGACGAGACGGTCGGCGAGATCCTGGTGCGGGGCACGAACCTGTTCAGCGGTTACCTCAACCGGCCGGACGCCACCGCCGAGGCATTCGCGGACGGCTGGTTCCGCACCGGCGACGTGGCCACCCGCGCGCCGGACGGCTACATCCGGATCGTCGGCCGCAAGGCCACCGACATCATCAAAAGCGGCGGCTACAAGATCGGGGCGGGCGAGATCGAGAACTGCCTGCTCGAACACCCGGCGGTCGCGGAGGTCGCGGTCACCGGCGAGCCCGACGCCGACCTAGGCGAGCGCATCGTTGCCTGGATCGTGCGCGCGCCCGGCCAGCAGGTTGCCGAGCAGGAATTGGCCGACCACGTGGCCCGGCTGCTCACCCCGCACAAGCGACCGCGCGTGGTCCGGTACCTCGATGCGTTGCCGCGCAACGAGATGGGCAAGGTGCAGAAGAAGGCGCTGCGGGATGGCTGA
- a CDS encoding carboxyl transferase domain-containing protein, with amino-acid sequence MAEHTAARGLVESISRGFEEFEPPARPTAVDGPLGWPGYDEQRARTTARTGADESVLCGRGWLGSREAVLVVFDFAFLGGSVGEAAGARIVAAFEQARELRLPVISLVASGGSRMQEGICALRQLQAIARACLLTRRDRIPHVTVLRNPTTGGMWAALAAAADVVLASPGAAVAFGGSRVRSAADTGEAFHAEGKLADGQVDQIVGDAELPGALAELVSLLHPQRFVRPPEPAPVPAALTSGELPVTGWDAVQRARSADRPRAQAYLDAYFASRFEIGGDRAGGRDDRMICGFGDYDGRTVAFVAQTGTANTPPGFRTAARLIRLADQLGIPVLTLVDTPGAANDQAAERGGIGPAIAEVFAAVAEARVPITTLVIGEGGSGGALALTAPERTWITSDAYFAVIAPESSAAILKRDSAEAPELAGLLRLRPQDLLDLGFVQGIAD; translated from the coding sequence ATGGCTGAACACACCGCTGCTCGCGGGCTGGTCGAGTCGATCAGCCGGGGGTTCGAGGAGTTCGAGCCCCCGGCCAGGCCGACGGCTGTGGACGGCCCGCTGGGCTGGCCCGGCTACGACGAGCAGCGCGCCCGCACGACCGCCCGGACCGGCGCGGACGAGTCGGTGCTGTGCGGGCGGGGCTGGCTCGGGTCGCGGGAGGCGGTGCTCGTCGTCTTCGACTTCGCCTTCCTCGGTGGCTCGGTCGGCGAGGCGGCCGGGGCGCGCATCGTGGCGGCGTTCGAGCAGGCCCGGGAACTGCGGCTGCCGGTGATCTCCCTGGTGGCCTCGGGCGGCAGCCGGATGCAGGAGGGGATTTGCGCCCTGCGCCAGTTGCAGGCGATCGCGCGGGCCTGCCTACTGACCCGCCGGGACCGGATTCCGCACGTCACGGTGCTGCGCAATCCGACCACCGGCGGCATGTGGGCGGCGCTGGCGGCGGCGGCCGACGTCGTGCTGGCCTCGCCCGGCGCGGCGGTCGCCTTCGGCGGCAGCCGGGTCCGCAGCGCGGCCGACACCGGCGAGGCGTTCCACGCCGAGGGCAAGCTCGCCGACGGCCAGGTGGACCAGATCGTCGGCGACGCCGAATTGCCCGGGGCGCTGGCGGAGCTGGTGTCGTTGCTGCATCCGCAGCGATTCGTCCGTCCGCCGGAGCCGGCCCCGGTCCCGGCCGCGCTGACCAGTGGTGAGCTGCCGGTGACCGGCTGGGACGCGGTGCAGCGGGCGCGATCGGCGGACCGGCCGCGAGCGCAGGCGTACTTGGACGCCTACTTCGCGAGTCGCTTCGAGATCGGCGGCGACCGGGCCGGCGGCCGGGATGACCGGATGATCTGCGGTTTCGGCGACTACGACGGACGCACCGTGGCCTTCGTCGCGCAAACCGGAACGGCGAACACCCCACCCGGGTTCCGCACCGCGGCCCGGCTGATCCGGCTCGCCGACCAGCTCGGCATCCCGGTGCTGACTTTGGTGGACACCCCGGGCGCGGCCAACGACCAAGCGGCCGAACGCGGCGGCATCGGTCCGGCCATCGCGGAGGTGTTCGCCGCGGTCGCCGAAGCGCGGGTGCCGATCACCACGCTGGTCATCGGCGAGGGCGGTTCGGGCGGTGCGCTGGCGCTGACCGCTCCGGAGCGGACCTGGATCACGTCGGACGCGTATTTCGCCGTGATCGCACCGGAGTCCAGCGCGGCGATCCTCAAGCGCGACTCGGCCGAGGCCCCGGAGCTCGCCGGACTGCTGCGCTTGCGGCCGCAAGACCTCCTCGACCTGGGCTTCGTCCAGGGCATCGCCGACTGA
- the dhbC gene encoding isochorismate synthase DhbC, translated as MTTFDTEIDSIGVVADDAARLLAAYEAGSSFFFSAPHSVLLARGVAATVPKTHCAREELPRRVSDFLYSATEFGRRNPIVVGAVPFGGSLPAHLVMPEEVVRAAPLNVVVPQAPRSRAPDCAVRSVPTPAEYERSVSRVLRRMADGELSKVVLARSLELTAGGPVDVRGMLRNLALADPASYTFAVDLPRRGEDGTRDSFGPQPRLQRTFLGASPELLVSRRGTQVRSNPMAGSRPRSADPVEDRRLAAELSTSDKDHREHAAVVDAVVQALRPFCGNLGVPAPSVVGTGAMWHLATEITGELRDPATSSLELADALHPTPAVCGTPVQRAREVIAETEPFERGYYAGMVGWCDAAGDGEWVVAIRCADIEADSLRLFAGAGILAGSDPADELAESAAKFRTALSAMGLDQVV; from the coding sequence ATGACCACGTTCGACACCGAAATCGACAGTATTGGCGTCGTCGCCGATGACGCGGCCCGATTACTGGCGGCTTACGAAGCGGGTTCGTCGTTCTTCTTCTCCGCGCCGCACAGCGTGCTGCTGGCTCGCGGGGTGGCCGCGACCGTGCCCAAGACGCATTGCGCGCGCGAGGAACTGCCTCGGCGAGTGTCGGATTTCCTGTACAGCGCAACCGAGTTCGGCCGTCGCAATCCGATAGTGGTCGGCGCCGTCCCGTTCGGCGGGAGCCTGCCCGCGCACCTGGTGATGCCCGAGGAAGTCGTTCGGGCGGCCCCGTTGAACGTCGTGGTACCGCAGGCTCCGCGCAGCCGCGCACCGGACTGCGCGGTGCGCTCGGTGCCCACGCCCGCCGAGTACGAGCGCAGCGTCAGCCGGGTGCTGCGCCGGATGGCCGACGGCGAGCTGAGCAAGGTGGTCCTGGCACGCTCGCTGGAGCTGACCGCCGGCGGACCGGTCGACGTCCGCGGCATGCTCCGAAACCTGGCGCTGGCCGATCCGGCGAGCTACACCTTCGCAGTGGACCTGCCGCGACGTGGCGAGGACGGCACCCGGGACAGCTTCGGCCCGCAGCCGCGGCTGCAGCGCACCTTCCTTGGGGCCAGCCCGGAATTACTGGTGTCCCGGCGCGGCACGCAGGTGCGGTCGAATCCGATGGCCGGTTCCCGGCCGCGCAGCGCCGATCCGGTCGAAGACCGGCGTCTCGCCGCCGAACTGTCCACTTCGGATAAGGATCATCGCGAGCACGCCGCCGTCGTGGACGCGGTGGTGCAGGCACTGCGGCCGTTCTGCGGCAATCTGGGCGTGCCTGCGCCCTCGGTGGTCGGCACCGGCGCCATGTGGCACCTGGCCACCGAGATCACCGGCGAACTCCGGGACCCGGCGACCTCGTCGCTGGAGCTGGCCGACGCGTTGCACCCCACGCCGGCGGTGTGCGGCACGCCGGTGCAGCGGGCCCGCGAGGTCATCGCCGAAACCGAACCGTTCGAGCGGGGCTACTACGCGGGCATGGTCGGCTGGTGCGACGCCGCCGGGGACGGCGAGTGGGTGGTCGCCATCCGCTGCGCCGACATCGAGGCGGACTCGCTGCGGCTGTTCGCGGGCGCGGGCATCCTCGCGGGCTCCGACCCGGCCGACGAACTCGCCGAGAGCGCCGCGAAGTTCCGCACGGCGCTGTCGGCAATGGGCCTGGACCAGGTCGTCTGA